From Malus sylvestris chromosome 1, drMalSylv7.2, whole genome shotgun sequence:
AGATTTTAGAGTGGTTGTCCCAACCTTAGccgctccctctctctctctcgcgtaCATAAACCCCTACAAATCCCCTGCTCTTCGCCGCCGACTCCTTCTTTTGGCCGGGGTCGGCAGGCCACCCACTTGATTTTCCCCCTTTCCTTCTACTCTCCAGCCCGCTACCCCTTCCCTTaattcctcctccttcctcccaTCTTGCTTGCCCCTCTACCGcttattttttttaggaaaactaatgaaaatggcttgaaaactttgagttttaatgataaggacaaaataaaggataaagtgaatagtaccaggattgactttttagtgtaaaaatgtggtttttcgttaaagtgaacactACCAggtacttttcgttaaagttccctattttttTTCCCAGCCCCACTCCTTTCCATCCCTTCTCTTATGTTTTCCTGTTTGCTTTCTCTTCCTTGATTATGGTAATCCTCCTTAATGCCTGGTTTCCTTAAGCTTGTCTCAACCTTCCCGAGCTTGTCTAAGTGGCGACAATAATACGGCGAAGTTATCAActatcaacatatcatcaataTTATTGATATTAACAAGACTTCGATTACCTATTTGTCTATATACCTGTTAAATAAAAAATCGAAGTAAAATGTGTTCATTGGACAGTCGTCGAACAAGCCAACTGGTGGGCAGTTGACCAAAAATTTCCTCCTTTTCCTTATAGATGagctcaaaattttaattttaactatTAAAACTTGTTTTAGAAGAAATGTTTTTTCAAGGTCAGAGGACTTTTAATTCATTGTACAAATGgaatcttcttttcttttctttttcttccccaAAACTTGGGTGTCCAAAACTCCATAGGAATTGGGCTTTGAGTCCTTGACCactgaaagaaataagaattgggctttttgggccttGAGCCCACTCTTGCgcttccataaaaaaaaaaaagaatcaggCGAGTCCACTGTTGTGCACCTTTATATGCCCTAGCTCGCTAgaaaatcagaaaccctagACGAGAAAGTGTTGAGGTTTTTGCAGCGGCGCAGCTCTCTACCACCCACCATTCTCAGATCTCGTCTCCGTCAGGTAactctgtctctctgtctctctctgtttctctctctctctctctcactccaatTAGCATAGACTGTGAACTCCGATGGATTGCAGCGCATAGATTAGTAATTGTGGTCTTTTTGTTCGTTATAGCGAAAAACGATGGCGTTTTCAGAGCTTGCGTGCAGCTACGCCGCCCTCATCCTCCACGACGATGGCATCCCCATCACCGTATCcttttattcatttttctttcacatatcggttttcatttatttatttatttagttgtttttttagcttttattttatttgctatTATTATTTATGCGGCAATTGATAAACTTTTtgtgttcatttttattttgtggATTAAATTCACACGGgtttgatttaatttaattaactgtGTATTTCTGAGAGCACACGCAAGAAATTAGATTTTATGTTCgtgttatttgatttatttttggtttaaatCAGTGGGTTAGAAATTTGGAAATGTTGTTTTTGGATGCTGTGATTCTCCTTAATTGGTGTGTAATAGTCCGAGAAGATTGCAACATTGGTGAAAGCTGCTAATATCACTGTTGAGTCTTACTGGCCCGGCTTGTTCGCCAAGCTTGCCGAGAAGAAGAACATTGATGACCTCATCCTGAATGTTGGTGCTGGTGGCGGCGGTGCTGCTGTTGCCGTTGCTGCCCCAGGAGGCGGTGCTGCTGCCCCAGCTGCTGCTGCTCCTGCAGCGGAGGAGAAGAAGGTATTGGGTCActtatatcatttttcatcgAACGAGTTTGTTGAAATTGTTGTGGTCTTAAGGCGTTGGGTTATCCGATTTGCTCATTTTGGTTTCGGACTTGATTTTACAGGAAGAACCCAAGGAAGAGAGCGATGACGATATGGGATTCAGCTTGTTCGATTAGGGGCTCCTTTCAGCAAGATGTAATCCAATCTTCAGTTTGATGGTTTTTAGTATTTTGAGATTAGTTGCCCTATCAATCTAGTACGGGTATCGTTCTTTTTGGCTTATGATATGTAGTGGTAATGGAGAAGTTGCTAACTCTCCTTGTTTTCTGCTGAGCAAATCCAAATTTTGAACATCTTAATGTTTTAATTTCTGGATAGAAAGGTACGTTACTCTTTCAATCTTGAAATTGAATTGTTTGCGATGGATTTATATTCTGTTTGATGTGCCCTACATGTTTTGAAACATGATACGAGCTCTCGTAGTTGATGGCATGACCCTAGTAAAAATGTTCTAGTCTCGTTTACAGAGATTGACGAAGGCAGTTGACGCTTGCATTGTGCTCGTGTTATCCTAACTCAACTTTTCGGTTATATTTTCTGCATTCAGTTCCCCCTCACATGTGTCATATGATACACAAATTGGCTAAATTTATCCCGTCACGCATCGTGTTGCTTATTAAACATACTGCACACATGAT
This genomic window contains:
- the LOC126622834 gene encoding 60S acidic ribosomal protein P1-like; translated protein: MAFSELACSYAALILHDDGIPITSEKIATLVKAANITVESYWPGLFAKLAEKKNIDDLILNVGAGGGGAAVAVAAPGGGAAAPAAAAPAAEEKKEEPKEESDDDMGFSLFD